One genomic segment of Pleurocapsa minor HA4230-MV1 includes these proteins:
- a CDS encoding substrate-binding domain-containing protein: MGNLRERSYEKLTLITVGMAALIALAWSIGLIGRGIGQLSQSSLEITENSQNIPDFARVPNVATGVFNYGGSTAWASLRLAVDSVIQSERPEIQLRYIQPKNQPPGSRPAIAMLLKGQLAFVQSSYSLSPEEYALAKQQGLKLKQVPVAVDSLAVAVHPKLNVPGLTKSQLQAIYTGKISNWREVGGLDLPITVYSRPPSTGDLVDIFKLKILQNQQFALNVEFVPTTTEALRQLASHPGGIYYDSTAAIISQCSIKLLPLGRAKDDLVAPYQQPLVPASDCPKRRNKSNFQALRTAQYPLTHYLYVTFVENRADSQIGQAYANFLLTPQGQKLITKAGFIPLD, translated from the coding sequence ATGGGTAATCTGCGTGAGAGAAGCTATGAAAAGTTGACTTTAATTACTGTAGGTATGGCAGCTTTGATTGCTTTGGCATGGTCAATCGGATTAATTGGCAGAGGAATTGGGCAATTATCCCAATCCAGCCTAGAAATTACGGAAAATAGCCAAAATATTCCTGATTTTGCTCGCGTACCAAATGTCGCAACTGGGGTTTTTAACTATGGTGGTAGCACTGCTTGGGCTTCTCTACGTTTAGCAGTAGATTCAGTTATTCAGTCAGAGCGACCAGAAATACAGTTACGCTATATACAACCAAAAAATCAACCGCCAGGCTCTAGACCAGCGATCGCAATGCTACTCAAGGGTCAGTTAGCTTTTGTACAGTCTTCTTATTCTCTAAGTCCAGAAGAATATGCATTAGCCAAACAACAAGGTTTAAAGCTTAAACAAGTACCAGTAGCTGTGGACAGTCTTGCTGTAGCTGTTCACCCTAAACTCAATGTCCCTGGTTTGACTAAGAGTCAACTCCAAGCAATTTACACGGGGAAAATTTCTAATTGGCGAGAGGTAGGTGGTCTAGATTTACCAATTACTGTTTATTCTCGTCCTCCTAGCACGGGAGATCTAGTTGATATTTTTAAGCTGAAAATTCTGCAAAATCAACAGTTTGCTCTAAACGTAGAATTTGTCCCCACAACAACTGAAGCTCTTCGTCAACTAGCCAGTCATCCTGGGGGGATTTACTATGATTCCACCGCAGCAATTATTTCCCAATGTTCAATTAAACTATTGCCTCTAGGGCGGGCAAAAGATGACTTAGTAGCTCCTTATCAACAGCCTCTTGTACCTGCTTCTGATTGTCCCAAACGTCGTAATAAATCAAATTTTCAAGCACTGCGTACTGCCCAATATCCTTTAACTCACTATCTATATGTGACATTTGTGGAAAATAGAGCTGATTCACAAATCGGTCAAGCTTATGCCAATTTCCTGCTAACACCTCAAGGTCAAAAGCTAATCACTAAAGCAGGTTTTATACCTTTAGATTAG